The following are encoded together in the Pontibacter liquoris genome:
- a CDS encoding fasciclin domain-containing protein — protein sequence MALPSKKHSLIILFVALLLAPSLCLQAGIRPVAPPLQKSVSLMEYVMQQRPTLAQLITKAGLTPTLSGGGPYTLFAPPEDALQGWKSKSTEELHRLLLAYLVKGSYQESDLKDGATLDTMAGSKVTICRKKGQTLIDGVAILQADNRFSNGTLHGLAGPIAL from the coding sequence ATGGCCTTACCAAGCAAGAAGCATAGCCTTATCATCCTCTTTGTTGCATTGTTGCTGGCACCCAGCCTGTGCCTGCAGGCTGGCATACGGCCTGTAGCACCACCATTGCAAAAGAGTGTTAGCCTGATGGAGTATGTGATGCAGCAGCGCCCAACGCTGGCACAACTCATTACCAAAGCCGGTCTTACCCCTACTTTGTCTGGTGGCGGGCCCTATACCTTGTTTGCCCCTCCGGAAGATGCGCTTCAAGGCTGGAAAAGTAAATCGACTGAGGAACTGCACCGGCTGTTACTGGCTTACCTGGTAAAAGGCAGTTACCAGGAATCGGATCTCAAAGATGGTGCTACCCTCGACACAATGGCGGGTAGTAAGGTAACTATCTGTCGTAAAAAAGGGCAGACGCTTATTGATGGAGTGGCCATCCTGCAGGCCGACAACCGCTTCAGCAACGGTACCCTGCATGGGCTGGCCGGTCCTATTGCGTTGTAA
- a CDS encoding rhomboid family intramembrane serine protease: protein MELNVTLILIAITVVVSWAAWQKPELLHNWIFQPYAVQRDNSWYRFLTSGFLHADFSHLFFNMFTLYFFGSNVEYTLVGVFGTIAGELVYLLVYLGGIIMSDLPTFFKHRNDPAYRALGASGGVASVLFASILFYPTNSVCLFVALCVPGFIFGVLYMMYSYFSGKRMGDNINHDAHFYGALFGIVVALAAVPQAGPYFIEQISNWRLF from the coding sequence ATGGAGTTAAACGTCACCCTCATACTTATTGCCATTACCGTTGTTGTTTCGTGGGCCGCCTGGCAGAAACCGGAATTGCTGCACAACTGGATCTTTCAGCCGTATGCCGTGCAGCGCGACAACTCCTGGTACCGCTTTCTGACGTCGGGCTTTCTGCATGCCGATTTTAGCCACCTGTTCTTTAACATGTTCACGCTATACTTCTTCGGAAGCAATGTGGAGTATACGCTGGTCGGGGTTTTCGGCACCATCGCCGGCGAGCTGGTATACCTGCTGGTTTACCTGGGCGGTATCATCATGTCGGACCTGCCTACTTTCTTTAAGCATCGTAACGACCCTGCCTACCGCGCCTTAGGCGCTTCGGGTGGCGTGGCTTCGGTCCTGTTTGCCAGTATCCTGTTTTACCCCACTAACAGCGTATGCCTGTTTGTTGCGCTTTGCGTGCCCGGCTTTATCTTCGGGGTGCTGTATATGATGTATTCTTACTTTTCGGGCAAGCGCATGGGCGACAACATCAACCACGATGCCCACTTTTACGGCGCCTTGTTCGGTATTGTAGTTGCCCTGGCAGCTGTGCCGCAGGCGGGGCCCTATTTTATTGAACAGATCAGCAACTGGCGGTTATTTTAA
- a CDS encoding polyprenyl synthetase family protein, which translates to MDSTHLSQKINHTLSTLRYGENPVELYEPIRYIMALGGKRIRPLLVLLAANMYDEDVEKALLPAAAVEVFHNFTLMHDDIMDRAPLRRGEQTVHEKWNANIAILSGDVMLVRAYQLLLGVAPDLLPQVLERFSETAAQVCEGQQLDMNFERREQVSIPEYIRMITLKTAVLLGFSLELGAILQHAPLTDAEHLKAFGDNIGIAFQLRDDLLDVYGDKAKFGKQVGGDILSDKKTFLMLTALEQASEQQLQTIVSWRNKTEAGIAHEKVSAITAVYDALHIRHQTEQQIELYFRKALHHLDAVQLPEKRKATIRGLALQLMERDS; encoded by the coding sequence GTGGATAGCACACATCTCTCTCAAAAGATCAACCATACTTTATCCACGCTGCGCTATGGCGAAAACCCGGTAGAACTCTATGAGCCTATCCGCTACATTATGGCTTTGGGTGGGAAGCGCATCCGGCCGTTATTAGTGCTGCTGGCGGCAAACATGTACGATGAGGATGTGGAAAAGGCCCTTTTGCCCGCAGCGGCAGTAGAGGTTTTCCACAACTTCACGCTCATGCACGACGACATTATGGACCGGGCGCCCCTGCGCCGGGGCGAGCAGACGGTGCACGAAAAGTGGAATGCCAACATAGCCATACTGAGTGGCGATGTGATGCTGGTGCGGGCCTACCAGCTGTTGCTGGGCGTAGCGCCCGACCTGCTGCCGCAAGTGCTGGAACGCTTCAGCGAAACCGCTGCCCAGGTATGCGAAGGCCAGCAGCTGGACATGAACTTTGAGCGCCGCGAGCAGGTCAGCATTCCCGAATACATCCGGATGATCACGCTGAAAACGGCGGTGCTGCTGGGCTTTAGCCTGGAGCTGGGCGCTATTCTGCAGCATGCCCCGCTTACGGATGCGGAGCACCTGAAAGCTTTCGGCGATAACATTGGCATTGCCTTTCAGCTGCGCGATGACCTGCTGGATGTGTATGGTGACAAAGCCAAGTTTGGCAAACAGGTAGGCGGCGACATTCTCTCCGACAAAAAGACCTTCCTGATGCTGACGGCGCTGGAGCAGGCCTCGGAACAACAGCTGCAGACCATCGTTAGCTGGCGCAACAAAACCGAAGCAGGTATAGCCCATGAGAAAGTAAGCGCCATTACGGCCGTATACGATGCCCTGCATATCCGCCACCAGACCGAACAGCAGATAGAGCTATACTTCCGCAAAGCCCTCCACCACCTGGATGCCGTGCAACTACCGGAGAAGCGCAAAGCCACTATTCGGGGGCTGGCACTGCAGCTCATGGAGCGGGACAGTTAA
- the rnr gene encoding ribonuclease R produces the protein MRSKKNKSGDESRDNRNSPRGRGESSQRGKSTGKGKTGGRGEGSSGRRGGSSDRKGTPKSAKALVLEVFSGNPDAVFTERSLCRRLGVVDKKGRDQITSIVKALKEENKLLQVDDDKYMMNLKVDIITGRVDLANSKYAYIVSEGREEDVRVFREHLKYAMDGDIVKVEVSPTVRGGRQEGVVIEVLERSRTELVGIMQLSKNFGFVVPDFKKLYFDVFVGERGLNGANAGDKVLVKIVEWPDKPDKNPTGEVVRVFGPAGENEAEIHSIMAEFGLPFEFPETVEEEAETISEKITAGEIAKRRDFRDVTTFTIDPADAKDFDDALSIQKLENGHYEIGVHIADVTHYVTPRTLLEKEAYHRATSVYLVDRTIPMLPERLSNGLCSLRPNEEKLTFSVVFELDESGKLYDTWYGRTIIYSDRRFSYEEAQERIETGEGDFAEEVNTLNGIAKKLQAKRFKNGAISFETTEVKFKLDENGKPLSVYVKERKDAHKLIEEFMLLANRKVAEYVYNLGKGKKHPTMVYRVHGSPDPEKLSTFSLFARKFGYKVDPDGDISQELNTLTAEIDGKPEQSVLQNLAIRTMAKAKYSTEEEGHFGLAFKHYSHFTSPIRRYPDMMAHRLLQHYLDGGKSVEEAEYEERCQHSSEMEKRAADAERASIKYKQVEFMKDTIGNQYKGIVSGVTEWGIFVEIEENKCEGMVRLSDLNDDYYELDSANYRIIGRQTKRIISFGDEVLVEVKSANLNDRTIDLELIETLKRH, from the coding sequence ATGAGAAGTAAAAAAAATAAAAGTGGCGACGAAAGCCGCGACAATCGCAACAGCCCCAGAGGACGGGGCGAATCTTCACAAAGAGGAAAATCAACAGGAAAAGGCAAGACAGGTGGTAGAGGAGAGGGTTCTTCGGGACGCAGAGGCGGCTCTTCCGACCGGAAAGGAACACCAAAATCAGCAAAGGCGCTGGTGCTGGAAGTTTTCTCCGGCAACCCCGATGCCGTATTCACTGAACGCTCGTTGTGCCGCCGCTTAGGGGTGGTCGATAAAAAAGGGCGCGACCAGATAACCAGCATTGTAAAAGCCCTGAAAGAAGAGAACAAGCTGCTGCAGGTAGACGACGACAAGTATATGATGAACCTCAAAGTAGACATCATTACGGGCCGTGTGGACCTGGCAAACAGCAAGTATGCCTATATTGTATCGGAAGGGCGCGAAGAGGACGTGCGCGTGTTCCGCGAGCACCTGAAGTATGCCATGGACGGTGACATCGTAAAAGTAGAAGTATCGCCTACCGTACGCGGTGGCCGCCAGGAAGGCGTGGTGATCGAAGTGCTGGAGCGCAGCCGGACCGAGCTGGTTGGCATTATGCAGCTCTCCAAGAACTTTGGCTTTGTAGTGCCCGATTTCAAGAAACTATACTTTGATGTATTTGTTGGCGAGCGCGGCCTGAATGGCGCTAACGCAGGCGACAAAGTGCTGGTAAAGATCGTGGAGTGGCCCGACAAGCCCGACAAGAACCCCACCGGCGAAGTGGTGCGCGTGTTTGGACCGGCAGGCGAGAATGAAGCCGAGATCCACTCGATCATGGCGGAGTTCGGTTTGCCGTTCGAATTTCCGGAAACAGTGGAGGAGGAGGCCGAAACGATCTCCGAGAAAATTACGGCTGGCGAGATTGCCAAACGCCGTGACTTCCGCGATGTAACTACCTTTACTATCGACCCGGCCGACGCCAAAGACTTTGACGATGCTCTCTCGATTCAGAAGCTGGAGAATGGCCATTACGAAATAGGCGTGCATATTGCCGACGTAACCCATTATGTAACCCCGCGCACGCTGCTGGAGAAAGAAGCCTACCACCGCGCCACTTCGGTATACCTGGTAGACCGCACCATCCCTATGTTGCCCGAGCGCCTTTCCAACGGCCTCTGCTCGCTCAGGCCAAACGAGGAAAAACTCACCTTCTCGGTTGTATTCGAGCTCGATGAATCCGGTAAGCTGTACGACACCTGGTATGGCCGCACCATCATTTACTCCGATCGCCGCTTTTCTTATGAAGAGGCCCAGGAGCGCATCGAAACCGGCGAGGGCGACTTTGCCGAAGAGGTAAATACGCTGAACGGTATCGCCAAAAAGCTACAGGCCAAACGCTTTAAGAACGGCGCCATCAGCTTCGAAACCACTGAAGTAAAGTTTAAGCTCGATGAGAACGGCAAGCCACTGTCGGTATATGTCAAAGAACGCAAAGATGCCCACAAGCTCATTGAGGAGTTTATGCTGCTGGCCAACCGCAAGGTAGCCGAGTATGTCTATAACCTGGGCAAGGGTAAAAAGCACCCGACCATGGTCTACCGCGTGCACGGCTCGCCGGACCCCGAAAAGCTGAGCACTTTCTCGCTCTTTGCCCGCAAGTTTGGCTATAAAGTAGATCCGGATGGCGACATCTCGCAGGAGCTGAACACGCTCACCGCCGAGATTGATGGCAAGCCCGAGCAGAGCGTGCTGCAGAACCTAGCGATCCGTACCATGGCCAAGGCCAAGTATAGCACCGAGGAAGAAGGCCACTTTGGTCTGGCTTTTAAGCACTACTCACACTTTACCTCGCCCATCCGCCGTTATCCTGATATGATGGCGCACCGCTTGCTGCAGCATTACCTGGATGGCGGCAAATCGGTGGAGGAGGCCGAGTACGAGGAGCGTTGCCAGCACTCATCCGAAATGGAGAAACGCGCCGCCGACGCCGAACGGGCCTCTATCAAGTATAAGCAGGTCGAGTTTATGAAAGATACCATCGGTAACCAGTATAAGGGTATAGTGTCCGGTGTGACAGAATGGGGTATCTTTGTGGAGATCGAGGAAAACAAGTGCGAGGGCATGGTGCGTCTGTCAGATCTGAACGACGACTATTACGAGCTCGACTCAGCCAACTACCGCATCATCGGCCGCCAGACCAAACGCATTATTTCGTTTGGCGACGAGGTGCTGGTAGAGGTAAAAAGCGCCAACCTCAACGACCGTACCATCGATCTGGAACTGATAGAAACCCTGAAAAGACATTAA
- a CDS encoding outer membrane beta-barrel protein produces the protein MSKTAKLLILLIFATVTVTYGQQAKLKEGDYIVTIQNDTLNGEVRFKNDTLLLFKNAAAANIKYTPDKLKAAQADGNSFTVKQVLGRSKFLQEVVTGYLSLYRFQSVKAGERFFLGRNDTIFVVTPKNIHGIIGFYLKDCPQEKDISVEVIKKLYKYNLKDLISFVSYYNLCKGYQDEQVIKYSPEKTHFKTALSIGLESYRLKLGDKNEDYPGLDFGNKASFVAAMAVSLGKETGFSVRSGLQFTHKEGAAKSLPYPLNNSTSVDVDFSASFLEAPLLFRYTFAGKGIRPYVSFGPHAGVALQSNIQRTPHGFTYTDSYEQKASKLGLSYGVVGNAGVYFPQVFKGMEVEIRADKSNYEHGYDLSDLQSASLQLLVGFYLNK, from the coding sequence ATGAGCAAAACGGCTAAGCTTTTGATCCTTCTCATTTTTGCTACCGTTACGGTTACTTACGGGCAACAGGCAAAGCTGAAAGAAGGAGATTACATTGTAACAATTCAAAACGACACCTTAAATGGAGAAGTACGGTTTAAGAATGATACGCTCCTGCTTTTTAAAAACGCTGCTGCAGCAAACATAAAATACACGCCTGATAAACTGAAGGCTGCTCAGGCGGATGGCAATAGCTTTACTGTAAAACAGGTTTTAGGCCGCAGTAAATTTCTGCAGGAAGTTGTCACCGGTTATCTTTCTCTCTACCGGTTTCAAAGCGTTAAGGCTGGAGAGCGATTCTTTTTGGGCAGAAACGATACCATCTTTGTCGTTACGCCTAAGAACATACATGGTATTATCGGCTTCTATTTAAAAGATTGCCCGCAGGAAAAGGACATATCTGTTGAGGTGATCAAGAAGCTGTACAAGTATAATCTAAAGGATCTGATTTCGTTTGTGAGCTACTATAATTTGTGCAAAGGCTACCAGGATGAACAGGTGATAAAATATTCTCCGGAGAAAACCCATTTCAAAACTGCTTTAAGTATAGGTTTAGAATCCTACCGCCTCAAACTAGGCGATAAGAACGAAGATTATCCCGGACTAGATTTCGGAAATAAGGCAAGCTTTGTTGCAGCCATGGCTGTATCACTGGGCAAGGAAACAGGATTTTCTGTTCGCTCTGGGCTGCAGTTTACGCATAAAGAAGGGGCTGCTAAAAGCCTGCCCTACCCGCTAAACAATTCTACTTCTGTGGATGTGGATTTTTCGGCAAGCTTTTTAGAGGCTCCCTTGCTGTTTCGCTATACTTTCGCTGGCAAAGGCATCCGGCCATATGTATCCTTTGGCCCACATGCAGGCGTGGCGTTGCAAAGTAACATCCAACGAACGCCACATGGTTTTACCTACACTGATTCCTATGAGCAAAAGGCCAGTAAATTAGGTCTTAGTTACGGGGTAGTAGGGAATGCCGGCGTATACTTTCCTCAGGTTTTTAAGGGAATGGAAGTAGAAATAAGAGCAGATAAAAGTAACTACGAACACGGGTATGATCTTTCAGACCTCCAAAGTGCTTCTTTACAGCTTTTAGTAGGTTTTTACCTCAATAAGTAA
- a CDS encoding ABC transporter ATP-binding protein has translation MITPTPILQVSHLETVFASRHGTTTAVDKISFEVYPGETVAIVGESGSGKSVTALSLMRLLSTPPGRITGGQAIFQSRRYGPVDLLQLPEKQLQQLRGNELSMIFQEPQSSLNPVYSCGKQVAEVLRLHTTLSKKEALIRTIHLFEQARLPRPDKIYDAYPHELSGGQQQRVMIAMAMACQPSLLIADEPTTALDVTVQARMLQLIDELRIKENTTVLFITHDLGVVAEMADRILVMYKGRLVEQGRTLDIFTRPQHPYTKGLLACRPSLTTKSQAILPTVANFMTEDAFGNILENQRQEPLQAENSSGSTVTCFRQQQEAARQLPLLQVQDLKVYFPIRKGLFGRITDQVKAVDGVSFALYPGETVGLVGESGCGKTTLGRALLRLVEPTAGQVLFDGQDLAQLELEALRHSRRDFQMIFQDPYASLNPMYTVGEAIMAPMRVHKRYTSDKERRAKVLELLDTVGLLPEHFQRYPHEFSGGQRQRICIARALALQPKCIICDESVSALDVSVQAQVLNLLNHLKREFGITYLFITHDLSVARHMSDRILVMHKGQIIESGTPGQLFQNPQQEYTRALIKAIPKGEPEDIVRAQQQREALKAGIL, from the coding sequence TTGATCACACCCACGCCCATACTTCAGGTCAGCCATTTAGAGACGGTTTTCGCCTCCCGCCACGGCACGACCACAGCCGTGGACAAGATCTCGTTTGAAGTTTACCCCGGCGAAACGGTGGCGATCGTGGGCGAGTCGGGCTCCGGCAAATCGGTTACAGCCTTGTCGCTGATGCGGCTGCTGAGCACGCCGCCGGGCCGCATAACGGGTGGGCAGGCGATCTTTCAGTCCCGCAGGTATGGCCCGGTAGATCTGCTGCAGCTCCCCGAAAAGCAACTGCAGCAACTACGCGGCAACGAGCTAAGTATGATCTTCCAGGAGCCGCAGTCGTCGCTGAATCCGGTGTATAGCTGTGGAAAACAGGTAGCCGAAGTATTGCGCTTACACACCACGCTTTCTAAAAAAGAAGCCCTTATACGCACCATTCACCTTTTTGAGCAAGCCCGGCTGCCACGCCCTGACAAAATTTACGACGCTTATCCACACGAGCTTTCGGGCGGGCAGCAGCAGCGCGTCATGATCGCCATGGCGATGGCTTGCCAGCCCAGCCTCCTGATTGCCGATGAGCCCACCACCGCGCTGGATGTAACGGTGCAGGCCCGCATGCTGCAATTGATAGATGAGCTGCGGATAAAGGAAAATACGACGGTGCTCTTCATCACCCACGACCTGGGCGTGGTGGCCGAGATGGCCGACCGCATTCTGGTGATGTATAAAGGCCGGCTGGTGGAGCAGGGCAGGACGCTGGATATTTTTACCCGTCCGCAGCACCCCTATACCAAAGGCCTGCTAGCCTGCCGCCCCAGCCTTACTACTAAGTCACAAGCCATACTTCCCACTGTAGCTAATTTCATGACGGAAGATGCCTTTGGCAACATCCTTGAAAACCAGCGCCAGGAGCCCTTGCAGGCGGAAAATAGTTCGGGGAGCACCGTTACGTGTTTCAGACAGCAACAGGAAGCAGCCCGCCAATTGCCTTTGCTGCAGGTGCAGGACCTGAAAGTATACTTCCCTATTCGGAAAGGGCTTTTCGGGCGCATCACCGATCAGGTAAAAGCAGTGGATGGCGTCAGCTTTGCCCTATATCCCGGCGAAACGGTAGGCCTGGTAGGCGAGTCGGGCTGCGGCAAAACAACGTTGGGACGCGCATTGCTGCGCCTGGTGGAGCCTACAGCAGGGCAGGTTCTTTTCGATGGGCAGGACTTGGCCCAACTAGAATTAGAAGCATTGCGCCACAGCCGCCGCGATTTCCAGATGATCTTCCAGGACCCGTACGCGTCGTTGAACCCGATGTACACCGTTGGCGAAGCAATCATGGCGCCCATGCGTGTGCATAAGCGCTATACTTCGGACAAAGAACGCCGTGCAAAAGTGCTGGAACTGCTTGATACGGTGGGTCTTCTGCCGGAGCACTTTCAGCGTTATCCACATGAATTCTCGGGCGGACAGCGGCAGCGCATTTGCATTGCCCGGGCGCTGGCGCTGCAACCAAAGTGCATTATCTGCGATGAGTCGGTCTCGGCGCTGGATGTATCGGTGCAGGCGCAGGTGCTTAACCTGTTGAATCACTTAAAGCGGGAGTTCGGTATCACGTACCTCTTCATTACCCACGACCTCTCGGTTGCCAGGCATATGTCAGATCGCATCCTGGTGATGCACAAAGGGCAGATCATTGAGAGCGGCACACCCGGGCAACTCTTTCAGAACCCGCAGCAGGAGTATACCCGCGCTCTCATCAAGGCTATTCCGAAAGGCGAGCCGGAAGATATCGTTAGAGCCCAGCAGCAGCGCGAAGCCCTGAAGGCAGGCATCCTGTAA
- a CDS encoding HAD family hydrolase produces MTKTIIFDLGAVLVDWNPHYLYRKIFDDEAEMLHFLAHICTPDWNEEQDGGRSLQEATEYLVARHPEHEENIRAYYGRWEEMLGGAIEGTVEIFRNLRAEGKYNLYALTNWSAETWPIALERFDFLHWFDGVVVSGEEKNRKPFASFYQVLLDRYDVKSEESLFIDDNLRNVTAAEQLGIPSIHFSSPEQLRAALQERGILS; encoded by the coding sequence ATGACAAAAACGATCATATTTGACCTTGGCGCCGTGCTGGTAGACTGGAACCCACATTACCTGTACCGTAAGATTTTTGATGATGAAGCCGAAATGCTGCACTTTCTGGCGCACATCTGCACCCCCGACTGGAACGAAGAGCAGGACGGCGGCCGGTCGCTGCAGGAAGCTACCGAGTACCTGGTAGCCCGCCACCCCGAGCACGAAGAAAATATCCGGGCATACTATGGCCGCTGGGAAGAAATGCTGGGCGGCGCTATTGAAGGAACGGTCGAGATCTTCCGGAACCTGCGCGCAGAAGGCAAGTATAACCTGTATGCGCTGACCAACTGGTCGGCCGAAACGTGGCCCATCGCCCTGGAGCGCTTCGATTTCCTGCACTGGTTTGATGGCGTAGTGGTGTCGGGAGAGGAAAAGAACCGCAAGCCGTTTGCCTCGTTTTACCAGGTGCTCCTGGACCGCTATGATGTGAAGTCGGAAGAATCGCTGTTTATAGACGACAACCTCCGGAATGTAACTGCTGCCGAGCAATTGGGCATTCCTTCTATCCACTTCTCCTCGCCCGAGCAACTACGCGCTGCTCTGCAGGAAAGAGGCATTTTAAGCTGA
- a CDS encoding lipoprotein signal peptidase, whose product MKYWKYYLVAIGVILLDQAVKLIVHYNMEMGMPGEIKLIDDWLKLHYTLNPGMAFGVELGSSYGKLILTLFRLVAMFGISYYLYYLIKHQAPKGLLWCIGLILGGAIGNLVDSTFYGVWFDNAPYGSSTPWFHGQVIDMFYVDLWEGIIPQWVPILGGQPMSLWPIFNVADSAIFIGVVLILLNQKRFFGTHPEPESHRSVEQQQGF is encoded by the coding sequence ATGAAATACTGGAAATATTACCTGGTGGCGATCGGTGTCATCCTGCTCGACCAGGCCGTGAAGCTCATCGTGCATTATAACATGGAGATGGGGATGCCCGGCGAGATCAAGCTCATCGACGACTGGCTGAAGCTGCACTATACCCTGAACCCGGGCATGGCCTTTGGGGTAGAGCTGGGCTCCAGCTACGGCAAGCTTATCCTGACCCTGTTCCGCCTGGTGGCCATGTTCGGTATTAGCTACTACCTATACTACCTGATAAAGCACCAGGCACCCAAAGGGCTGCTCTGGTGTATCGGGCTGATCCTGGGCGGGGCTATCGGCAACCTGGTAGACAGCACCTTTTACGGCGTGTGGTTCGATAACGCCCCGTATGGCTCTTCTACACCTTGGTTCCATGGGCAGGTGATCGATATGTTTTATGTTGATCTCTGGGAAGGCATCATTCCGCAATGGGTGCCTATACTTGGCGGACAACCCATGTCGCTGTGGCCTATCTTTAACGTAGCCGACTCTGCCATTTTTATTGGCGTGGTGCTGATCCTGCTAAACCAGAAGCGCTTTTTCGGAACGCATCCCGAGCCTGAAAGCCATCGGTCTGTAGAACAACAGCAGGGTTTCTAA